The sequence below is a genomic window from Streptomyces sp. B21-105.
CAGGGCCGGGGGGAGGTCCGTCAGCTGCTCAAGCGTCGCCCGCAGCGGTGAGGCGGTGATCTGCGCGCGCTCGGCCTCGTCGGTCGTGTACTGGTCCCAGAACCACCGCATCGCGTCGCGGCGCAGGAAGTAGCCCTCCGCGAACTGGTGGTAGGAACCGGTGTCGAAGGCCGCGTCGGTCACCGGGTAGAACAGCACCTGCTGCACCAGCGGGACACCGCCGCGCTCCTTGGCCATCAGCGTCAGCGCGGCCGCCATGTTCCCGCCCACCGAGTCACCCGCGACCGCGACGCACGTCCCGTCCAGGTTCTTCGACGCGCCCTGCTCCACGACCCATCGGGCCACCGCGAAGTTCTGCTCGATCGCCACCGGGTAACGCGCCTCGGGCGCGAGGTCGTACTCCGGGAACACGACCGCGGCCCCGACCCCCACCGCCAGCTCGCGCACCAGCCGGTCATGCGTGTGCGCGTTGCCGAACACCCAGCCCGCGCCATGGATGTACAGCACCACCGGCAGCATTCCGGCGACGCCCGCGGGCCGCACGATCCGTGCCCGCACTCTCCCCGTCGGACCGCCCGCGACCGTCACCCACTCCTCGTCGACGGCGGGCTTGGCGATCTCGTCCGACTGCACCTCGTCGACCGCCTTGCGGCCCTCCGCCGGACCGAGGTCGAAGAGGTACGGCGGGTCGGCGGTCGCCTCGGCGAACGCCGCGGCCTGGGGTTCGAGCACCGGCGTGACCGGCGCGACGAGGTCGGACATGGAGACTCCCTAGCTGTTCTCGTGGTGCGTTGTCTCGAGTCCTCACGCTAGAACGCGCTGACGTCCGGGATTTGGCGGTCCGTGCACCGCCGCTGTTCCCCCAGTGCACCACCTCCGGGGCGGGCCGGGCCGGGGCCGCCCCGGCAGGAACGGCCCCGCCCCCTGTCGAGGACAGGGGGCGGGGCCGCCGTTGGGAAGCAGACCTGCACGGGCTTGGGCCCGATCCAGTTCCGCGGGCCCGGCATGCACGGACGGCCGCTCTCCTTCGGCAGGGCCGCCCAGTACCGCTTGCCGAGGTCGGTCTTGGGGTCCATGGCCTTGTAGAAGTCGTGCTTCATCTGGAGGTCGGCGGCCTCCAGCAGCACGCGGCCGGCGTCGGTGGAGGCGAAAACTCGCTGTCCATGATCCGGTCGGGCTCGTCCGGGTTGAGGCTGCTCGCCGAGTACCGGTCGGCCGACGAGAAGCCCGATCTCGGCTTCCGGCCCACGCGGTGTGCCGCGGTCTACCTCGGCGAGGTCCTGCTGGACGTGGCCGGCGGACGGTGGGGCTGGCAGCCGCGTGGCGCCACCGGCTCCTCGGCGGGCCGGCCGGTCGTGCACCCTGACCCGGCGCTCGGTCTCGCCCCCGTCTCCCCGCT
It includes:
- a CDS encoding alpha/beta hydrolase; translation: MSDLVAPVTPVLEPQAAAFAEATADPPYLFDLGPAEGRKAVDEVQSDEIAKPAVDEEWVTVAGGPTGRVRARIVRPAGVAGMLPVVLYIHGAGWVFGNAHTHDRLVRELAVGVGAAVVFPEYDLAPEARYPVAIEQNFAVARWVVEQGASKNLDGTCVAVAGDSVGGNMAAALTLMAKERGGVPLVQQVLFYPVTDAAFDTGSYHQFAEGYFLRRDAMRWFWDQYTTDEAERAQITASPLRATLEQLTDLPPALVITGEADVLRDEGEAYANKLRAAGVPVTAVRFQGVIHDFVMLNALRPTYAAEAAISLAVGTLRDALHV